The proteins below come from a single Eubacterium limosum genomic window:
- a CDS encoding cobalamin B12-binding domain-containing protein, whose protein sequence is MNENIQNVSEAIAKGKRKLIQGIVQEALDAGCDPMEILNTGMIGAMDAIGERFKTGEVYVPEMLVAAKAMKLGVEVLKPHLASGDAASGGKVLICTVHGDLHDIGKNLVSMMIESAGFEVTDLGVDVPKEKIIKTLQDNPDTKVVALSALLTTTMPSLEETVAAIREDNSVSHVKILIGGAPITADFGEAIGADAYASDAASAVTSVKELTA, encoded by the coding sequence ATGAACGAAAATATTCAGAACGTATCAGAAGCCATTGCAAAAGGAAAAAGAAAGCTGATTCAGGGGATTGTGCAGGAAGCCTTAGATGCCGGCTGTGATCCCATGGAAATCCTGAACACCGGGATGATCGGAGCCATGGACGCAATCGGCGAACGCTTTAAGACTGGTGAGGTCTATGTGCCCGAAATGCTCGTTGCCGCCAAGGCCATGAAGCTTGGGGTAGAGGTCTTAAAGCCTCATCTGGCCAGCGGTGACGCTGCCAGCGGGGGAAAGGTTCTGATCTGCACCGTCCACGGCGATTTGCATGACATCGGCAAAAACCTTGTGTCCATGATGATCGAGAGCGCAGGTTTTGAAGTGACGGACCTTGGCGTGGATGTGCCAAAGGAAAAAATTATCAAGACCCTTCAGGACAACCCGGATACCAAGGTGGTGGCGCTGTCTGCCCTCCTGACCACCACCATGCCTTCGCTTGAAGAAACCGTGGCGGCCATCCGCGAAGACAACAGCGTCAGCCATGTTAAAATTTTAATCGGCGGCGCCCCCATTACCGCCGATTTCGGCGAAGCCATCGGGGCTGACGCCTACGCTTCCGACGCCGCGTCCGCGGTGACCTCTGTCAAAGAGCTGACCGCCTAA
- a CDS encoding methyltetrahydrofolate cobalamin methyltransferase: MIIIGEKINGSIPAVGEAIKNRDGEEIRRRARIQSEANATFIDCCTSVAEEKEGETLKWMIDLIQETTDVPVCVDSPSPRACVEGMKYCKKPGLINSVSMEGDKIDTIFPVIADTGWECVALLCDDRGIPDTTLRRMEVFHNIMEKAEAYNIAPSRLHIDPLVVTLSTSEDALTMFAQCCRQIKAEYPEIHITSGLSNISFGLPGRKYVNQAFMVLAMEAGMDSAIVDPTNRDMMAMIYAADALLENDEYCLEYIDAFREGIIG, translated from the coding sequence ATGATTATAATAGGAGAAAAAATTAATGGTTCCATTCCCGCAGTGGGAGAAGCCATCAAAAACCGTGACGGAGAGGAAATCAGGCGCCGGGCCAGGATACAGTCCGAGGCCAATGCCACCTTTATCGACTGCTGCACCTCAGTGGCGGAAGAAAAAGAAGGCGAAACACTGAAATGGATGATCGACCTGATTCAGGAGACAACCGACGTCCCTGTCTGTGTGGACAGCCCAAGCCCCCGGGCCTGCGTCGAAGGCATGAAATACTGCAAAAAGCCGGGACTCATCAACTCTGTATCCATGGAAGGGGATAAAATCGACACGATCTTCCCCGTCATCGCGGACACTGGGTGGGAATGTGTGGCGCTGCTCTGCGACGATCGTGGGATTCCAGACACGACGCTGCGTCGTATGGAGGTCTTTCACAATATTATGGAAAAGGCCGAGGCGTACAACATTGCCCCCTCCAGGCTGCACATTGACCCGCTGGTGGTCACGCTCTCCACTAGCGAGGACGCCCTGACCATGTTCGCACAGTGCTGCCGCCAGATCAAGGCGGAGTATCCGGAAATCCATATCACCAGCGGCCTCAGCAATATTTCCTTTGGGCTGCCGGGAAGAAAGTACGTGAACCAGGCCTTTATGGTGCTGGCCATGGAGGCCGGCATGGACAGCGCCATCGTGGACCCGACCAACCGGGATATGATGGCCATGATCTACGCTGCCGACGCTCTGCTCGAAAATGACGAGTACTGCCTGGAATATATTGATGCCTTTAGAGAGGGCATCATCGGATAA
- a CDS encoding EamA family transporter, with amino-acid sequence MSANKKKGILFGVASGLSWGFYTVLLYNVLNLYAGSTGTVDNFQGWILIITTALVIGLCDSVFGLIFECCYLIKIGEFKDYLKILFSKSSFGIIPAALFSGLLGAIPYSIASSYSTSVAGTISAAFPAIGAIVAAIWFKEKLTKLKFLGIILCIVGTGVMYGLSGAGVPIFVYGIAFICAVGYAMEGCFGYNMMRGDVSSTVSTTLRRTFLLLLYLILIIIISIATNNFGYVLSLIQSFDMNMAIPAFAGLGGVKIAVWIILFIGSCLGGVSYITWYYSMEYSGVATAQVLNITYGIWIVIILMFPPFLEMPGLGTILGALVLFGGAALVSKES; translated from the coding sequence ATGTCAGCGAACAAGAAAAAGGGAATCCTGTTTGGGGTGGCCTCCGGGCTGTCCTGGGGATTTTATACCGTGCTCCTGTACAATGTTTTAAACCTGTACGCAGGCAGCACCGGGACCGTTGATAACTTCCAGGGCTGGATTCTCATCATTACCACCGCGCTGGTCATCGGTCTCTGCGACAGTGTTTTCGGACTGATCTTTGAGTGCTGCTACCTGATAAAAATCGGTGAGTTCAAGGATTACCTGAAGATACTATTCAGCAAAAGCTCCTTCGGCATTATTCCGGCGGCTTTGTTTTCTGGGCTGCTGGGCGCGATTCCTTACTCTATCGCCAGCAGTTACTCCACATCGGTGGCAGGCACTATTTCTGCCGCGTTTCCGGCCATCGGGGCCATTGTGGCAGCCATCTGGTTTAAGGAAAAACTGACAAAGCTGAAGTTTCTCGGCATTATTCTGTGTATTGTGGGGACCGGCGTTATGTACGGGCTTTCCGGCGCGGGTGTTCCGATCTTTGTATACGGAATCGCTTTTATCTGTGCGGTCGGTTACGCCATGGAAGGCTGCTTCGGTTATAACATGATGCGCGGAGACGTGTCCTCGACGGTATCGACAACCCTGAGAAGAACCTTCCTCCTGCTGTTATACCTGATTTTAATCATCATTATTTCAATCGCCACCAATAACTTTGGCTATGTGCTCAGCCTGATTCAGTCCTTTGACATGAACATGGCGATCCCGGCCTTTGCAGGTTTGGGCGGCGTCAAAATTGCAGTGTGGATCATTCTGTTCATTGGTTCCTGTCTGGGCGGGGTATCCTACATCACCTGGTACTACAGCATGGAATACAGCGGCGTTGCAACCGCTCAGGTGCTCAATATCACCTATGGTATCTGGATCGTCATTATCCTGATGTTCCCGCCGTTTTTGGAAATGCCGGGACTCGGCACGATTCTGGGCGCGTTGGTGCTCTTTGGCGGTGCGGCTTTAGTCAGTAAGGAAAGTTAG